The following coding sequences lie in one Fundulus heteroclitus isolate FHET01 chromosome 20, MU-UCD_Fhet_4.1, whole genome shotgun sequence genomic window:
- the sfmbt1 gene encoding LOW QUALITY PROTEIN: scm-like with four MBT domains protein 1 (The sequence of the model RefSeq protein was modified relative to this genomic sequence to represent the inferred CDS: inserted 1 base in 1 codon; deleted 2 bases in 1 codon) has protein sequence MAAATRPSYCERLRRHSGFFTHAGLTLLRERAAGGEERHLKNPLGKTTYRTSGRFCLFHSLSPEKIPTQLIXSPSLSLEGATSMSQDTLESDGDCAQDVADFSWDDYLEETEAVAVPHHAFKHVDQGLQTGLTPGMKLEVCVRSEADGPYWVAAIITTCGQLLLLRYEGYQDDRRADFWCDIMTADLHPLGWSRQHGKTMRPPEGVREKHPEWEALLEKALAEECSVPASLLEMPQRGRDPVELLTAGCYVELQDSVEPGLAWAAEVEENVGGRLKLRLLGTEGLPDTPATLWLFYLHPRLHPPGWAKERGCTLRPPSELLALRTEEEWEEVRQRISDLPQDEALTAEFAKDQPAIADHCFKEGMKLEAFDPAAPISIRPATVTKVFDEKSFLVTMDDLCGMEESEGAGRAFLCHRDSPGIFPAQWSLKNGLPLSPPPGFQGSDFDWADYLKQCEAEAAPQHCFSTEQCEHSFKEAMKLEAVNPLSPENIHVATVMRVKGQYIWLSLEGLKQPMPELIVHVDSLDIFPVSWCETNGYPLVYPIKPSVEKERKIAVVQPEKHRTPPKSSSPDAVKQQLASQSETGGQGNGKYCCPKIYFNHRCFSGPYLNKGRISELPQFIGPGNCVLVLKEVLTLLINSAYKPSRVLRELQLDQESRWQGHGETLKAKYKGKSYRATVEIVRTADRVADFCRKTCVKLECCPNLFGPRMVLEQCSENCSVLTKTKYTYYCGKKKSKRVGRPPGTHTSLDAGVKRKGRRRKRRKQLFVHKKRRSSASVDNTPAGSPQGSGEEEDLDEDDSLSEDTGSEMQDDLQDDSEQSVGKSQPATPSPSPPPTPRPSRRRRKPRSPSFSDDENHPPSPKTSKVEPPQKLCLDTSPLEWSVSDVVRFIRTTDCAPLARIFLDQEIDGQALLLLNLPTVQECMDLKLGPAIKLCHHIERVKLAFYQQFAT, from the exons AACTTCGGGCCGGTTTTGTCTCTTTCACTCGCTGTCGCCGGAGAAAATCCCCACTCAACTGA CTTCCCCCAGCCTCAGCCTTGAGGGGGCCACCAGCATGAGCCAGGACACGCTTGAGTCTG ATGGAGACTGTGCTCAGGATGTGGCTGACTTCAGCTGGGATGATTACCTGGAGGAGACTGAAGCCGTGGCCGTGCCTCATCACGCCTTCAAACAT GTGGACCAGGGACTCCAGACAGGACTGACCCCGGGCATGAAGCTGGAGGTGTGTGTCCGCTCAGAGGCAGACGGGCCCTACTGGGTGGCCGCCATCATCACCACCTGcggccagctgctgctgctgcgctaCGAAGGCTACCAGGACGACCGGCGCGCCGACTTCTGGTGCGACATCATGACGGCGGACCTCCACCCGTTGGGCTGGAGCCGGCAGCACGGCAAGACCATGAGGCCTCCCGAGG GTGTGCGTGAGAAACATCCAGAGTGGGAGGCTCTGTTGGAGAAGGCCTTGGCTGAGGAGTGCAGTGTGCCTGCCAGTCTGCTGGAAATG CCCCAGCGCGGCAGAGACCCGGTGGAGCTCCTGACGGCGGGCTGCTACGTGGAGCTGCAGGACAGCGTGGAGCCGGGGCTGGCCTGGGCTGCGGAGGTGGAGGAGAACGTCGGAGGGAGGCTGAAGCTGCGCCTGTTGGGCACCGAGGGCCTCCCGGACACGCCCGCGACCCTCTGGCTCTTTTATCTCCACCCGCGCCTACACCCACCTGGCTGGGCCAAAGAGCGGGGCTGCACCTTGAGGCCTCCGTCAG AACTGCTGGCGCTGCGGACTGAGGAGGAGTGGGAGGAGGTGAGACAAAGGATTAGCGACCTTCCTCAGGATGAAGCTCTGACAGCGGAGTTTGCTAAG GATCAGCCTGCTATCGCCGATCATTGTTTTAAAGAAGGGATGAAACTGGAAGCCTTTGACCCTGCTGCACCCATTTCCATCAGGCCTGCAACTGTCACCAAG GTGTTTGATGAGAAATCCTTCCTGGTGACGATGGATGACCTTTGTGGAATGGAGGAGTCAGAAGGTGCAGGGCGAGCCTTCCTCTGTCACAGAGACAGTCCAGGGATCTTCCCAGCACAGTGGAGTCTTAAGAACGGGCTCCCCCTCAGCCCCCCACCAG GTTTTCAGGGTTCCGACTTCGACTGGGCCGACTACCTGAAACAGTGCGAAGCCGAGGCCGCTCCCCAGCATTGCTTCTCTACT gaaCAGTGTGAACACAGCTTCAAAGAGGCCATGAAACTCGAGGCTGTCAACCCACTGTCACCTGAGAACATCCACGTGGCGACGGTCATGAGGGTTAAAGGTCAATACATTTGGCTCAGCCTGGAAG GCCTGAAGCAGCCGATGCCAGAGCTGATCGTTCACGTGGATTCGCTCGACATTTTCCCCGTCAGCTGGTGTGAGACGAACGGCTACCCGCTGGTTTACCCCATCAAGCCTTCAG tagagaaagaaagaaaaattgcTGTGGTGCAGCCGGAGAAACA CAGGACCCCCCCTAAGTCTTCATCACCCGACGCCGTCAAGCAGCAGCTCGCCAGCCAGTCAGAGACGGGCG GACAGGGGAACGGTAAATACTGCTGTCCAAAGATCTACTTCAACCATCGCTGCTTCTCAGGGCCGTACCTTAACAAAGGTCGCATCTCTGAGCTGCCTCAGTTCATCGGTCCTGGGAACTGTGTCCTCGTCCTTAAAGAG GTATTGACTCTGCTGATAAACTCTGCCTACAAGCCGAGCCGCGTGCTGAGGGAGCTGCAGCTGGATCAGGAGAGCCGCTGGCAAGGCCACGGAGAGACACTCAAAGCCAA GTACAAAGGAAAAAGTTACCGGGCCACTGTTGAAATTGTTCGCACCGCGGATCGGGTGGCAGACTTCTGCAGGAAGACCTGCGTTAAACTGGAGTGTTGCCCCAACCTGTTTGGACCTCGCATGGTACTGGAGCAGTGCTCGGAGAACTGCTCTGTCCTCACCAAGACAAAATACA CCTATTACTGCGGAAAGAAGAAGAGTAAACGTGTCGGCCGTCCTCCCGGGACTCACACCAGCCTGGACGCTGGAGTAAAAAGGAaaggcaggaggaggaagaggcggAAGCAGCTCTTTGTCCACAAGAAGAGACGCTCCTCGGCCTCAGTGGACAACACGCCCGCTGGCTCCCCACAG GGCAGTGGAGAGGAAGAAGACTTGGATGAAGATGACTCCCTGAGTGAAGACACTGGCTCTGAGATGCAGGATGACCTCCAAGATGACTCTGAACAGTCCGTTGGCAAATCTCAGCCCGCCACGCCGTCCCCCTCCCCGCCGCCCACACCCAGGCCCTCCCGGAGGCGGCGGAAACCCCGCTCACCTTCCTTCTCTGATGATGAGAACCATCCTCCTTCACCCAAG ACATCAAAGGTTGAACCTCCTCAGAAGCTGTGTTTGGACACGAGCCCACTGGAGTGGAGCGTTTCTGATGTGGTCCGCTTCATCAGGACCACTGACTGTGCACCTCTTGCAAGGATTTTCTTAGATCAG gagatcGACGGACAGGCCCTTCTGCTGCTGAACCTTCCGACCGTGCAGGAGTGCATGGACCTGAAGCTGGGGCCGGCCATAAAGCTGTGCCACCACATCGAGAGGGTCAAACTGGCATTTTATCAACAGTTTGCTACGTAG